A region from the Aphis gossypii isolate Hap1 chromosome 1, ASM2018417v2, whole genome shotgun sequence genome encodes:
- the LOC114119749 gene encoding uncharacterized protein LOC114119749 yields the protein MSKNKLSTHYSCVCNKSYSQKRQIRQHVSLCKYAQNPIKKDLLQLATSKCKIYSVNDKLSANKVQSTERYKCGCEKRFESKGGYYRHIKKCKLRPEQQVVTGNTKCNEPGCLMTFKYIRDFRQHLNEKHQIQFDVEDKMFDKYADFLSWKVKYESETRSCFYHRKNLTRSGRRVEYWYCNRSGSYQSSLQSRRRKLKSQGILKINNNCTSSITVTVNNTDDSVQAVVYHTHYGHKAELIHLRIPKSDKQEIASKLSQGVKIEDILLSYKKDGSSKQTERKHLIKRRDILNISKKYNVKIMLPEVQSSKNKINYEIDQETIKPLILDYIPSTVEANKRHLIASQLSLSLVNPIHESIENVWRISVENSLVTTHPSINYNKKTYDVTKNDVLSCSNEDCISYCNYCNICYHAYSCKCPDYTSKKVICKHIHLTVLFQANSQTCQYENHIERSFQGIQDHTYYTQNRIEPIKNSEHINNVRLNNQSEKLKNIKLRLEKLMMDTIVKIDECNNSDLLETLEKQITNTTRNLGLEKTTMKRNEKQTMLPEKNIEVYYVF from the exons atgtctaaaaacaaattgtctACACATTATTCTTGTGTTTGTAATAAATCTTACAGCCAAAAACGTCAAATACGCCAACACGTTAGCCTTTGCAAATATGCCCAAAACCCTATTAAAAAAGATTTGTTACAATTGGCAacttcaaaatgtaaaatatattctgtaaATGATAAACTAAGCGCTAATAAGGTTCAGTCAACAGAACGATACAAATGTGGATGTGAAAAACGTTTTGAGTCTAAAGGTGGTTATTACAGACATATAAAAAAGTGTAAACTACGTCCTGAACAACAGGTTGTAACTGGCAATACTAAGTGTAACGAACCTGGATGCTTAATGACGTTCAAGTACATAAGAGACTTTCGACAGCATTTAAATGAGAAGCACCAAATACAATTTGATGTTGaagataaaatgtttgataaatatgctg attttttaaGTTGGAAAGTAAAGTATGAATCAGAAACTCGCAGTTGCTTTTATCaccgtaaaaatttaacacgtAGTGGACGTAGAGTAGAATATTGGTATTGCAACCGTTCAGGTAGTTACCAGAGTTCATTACAAAGTCGTAGACGGAAGTTAAAATCTCAAggaattcttaaaataaataataattgtacatctTCAATAACAGTAACTGTAAATAACACTGATGACAGTGTTCAAGCTGTTGTTTACCACACACATTATGGACATAAAGCTGAACTCATACATTTACGAATTCCTAAAAGTGATAAACAAGAAATAGCTTCCAAATTATCACAAGGTGTTAAAATcgaagatatattattatcatataaaaaagatGGATCATCTAAGCAAACTGAacgaaaacatttaataaaacgaagagatatattaaacatttctaaaaaatataatgttaaaattatgttaccaGAAGTGCAAtcgtcaaaaaataaaataaactatgaaaTTGATCAAGAAACAATTAAACCTCTCATTTTAGACTATATACCAAGTACAGTTGAGGCTAACAAAAGGCATCTTATTGCTTCACAACTTTCATTATCTCTTGTAAACCCAATTCATGaaagtattgaaaatgtttggaGAATTTCTGTGGAAAATAGTTTAGTTACTACACATCCttcaattaactataataaaaaaacttatgatgttactaaaaatgatgtattatCATGCTCTAATGAAGATTGTATATCTTATTGcaactattgtaatatttgttacCATGCCTATTCTTGTAAATGTCCAGATTATACCtcgaaaaaagttatttgCAAACACATTCATTTAACTGTACTTTTTCAAGCAAATTCACAAACTTGTCAGTACGAAAATCATATAGAAAGATCTTTCCAAGGGATCCAagatcatacatattatacacaaaatcgCATAGaacctattaaaaattcagaacatattaataatgtccGATTAAACAATCAAtcagaaaaacttaaaaatattaaattaagattggaaaaattaatgatggatacaatagtaaaaattgaTGAGTGTAATAATAGTGATTTATTAGAAACTTTGGAGAAACAAATTACTAACACAACGCGTAATTTAGGCTTAGAAAAGACTACTAtgaaaagaaatgaaaaacaaacaatgttaccagaaaaaaatattgaagtttattatgtattttga
- the LOC126549348 gene encoding probable small nuclear ribonucleoprotein G, translating into MSKAHPPELKRYLDKKLQLKLNANRQVAGVLRGFDPFMNLVLDETVEKIKDGVVNSIGMVVIRGDSVLTIEALDRIDQH; encoded by the exons ATGAGTAAAGCACATCCTCCAGAGTTAAAAAG atacctGGACAAGAAATTACAAC tgAAATTAAATGCCAATAGACAGGTAGCAGGTGTGCTACGCGGTTTTGATCCATTCATGAATCTTGTATTAGATGAAACTGTAGAAAAAATCAAGGATGGTGTTGTTAATAGTATTGGAATGGTG GTTATTAGAGGAGATAGCGTTTTAACTATAGAAGCATTGGATCGGATTGATCAACATTAA